A stretch of Patagioenas fasciata isolate bPatFas1 chromosome 4, bPatFas1.hap1, whole genome shotgun sequence DNA encodes these proteins:
- the HPF1 gene encoding histone PARylation factor 1 → MTGGGKRRPRGAAGPDGEQCEKNGDVKKRRSNQADIPDNLRQEAEACYQLRLPEDFYQFWKFCKELDPEKPSDALMSSVGLKLVGPYDILAGKHKKAKSTDLDFNLHWRFFYDPPEFQTILVGDSKTQYHMGYFRDVPDELPVWVGANEAKKGCVITQVGDNVFAAVKLFLSKNLKEVTDKKKNALLKDIDEKLTRTAKELGYSLEQKTLKMKQRDKKVVTKAFHGAGLVVPVDKNDVGYRELPETNANLKKICKAIVDAPTDDERLKAFAPIQEMLTFVQFANDECDYGMGYELGMDLFCYGSHYFHKTVGQLLPLAYTLLKRNLFAEIIQSHLASRREDKVDQLAP, encoded by the exons TGTGAAAAAAATGGAGATGTTAAGAAGAGAAGGTCAAATCAGGCAGATATCCCTGATAATCTTCGTCAAGAAGCAGAAGCATGCTATCAGCTTAGGCTACCTGAAGACTTCTATCAGTTTTGGAAGTTTTGCAAGGAACTAGATCCTGAGAAACCAAGTG ATGCACTCATGTCAAGTGTTGGACTTAAGCTGGTTGGCCCATATGATATTCTTGCTggaaaacacaaaaaagcaaaatcaacAGACCTGGACTTCAATCTTCACTGGAGATTCTTCTATGATCCCCCAGAATTCCAGACTATACTTGTTGGGGATAGCAAAACACAGTATCACATGGGATATTTCAG GGATGTACCAGATGAACTTCCAGTGTGGGTTGGTGCAAATGAAGCTAAGAAGGGCTGCGTGATTACACAAGTTGGTGATAATGTCTTTGCAGCAGTCAA attATTTTTGTCAAAAAACCTTAAGGAAGTGactgataaaaagaaaaatgctcttTTGAAAGACATAGATGAAAAACTAACAAGAACAGCAAAAGAACTGGGTTACTCTTTGGAACAAAAAACCTTGAAGATGAAACAGAGAGATAAGAAA GTGGTGACGAAAGCATTTCATGGAGCAGGCTTAGTTGTTCCTGTAGACAAAAATGATGTCGGATACAGAGAACTTCCTGAAACAAATG ccaATCTCAAAAAAATTTGTAAGGCCATTGTTGATGCTCCTACTGATGATGAGAGACTGAAGGCCTTTGCACCCATTCAAGAAATGCTTACCTTTGTTCAGTTTGCGAATGATGAATGTGACTATGGAATGGGGTATGAACTAGGCATGGACCTGTTCTGCTATGGATCACAT TACTTCCACAAGACAGTGGGCCAGCTGCTGCCCCTGGCCTACACCCTGCTCAAGAGGAACCTTTTTGCAGAGATCATCCAATCACACTTGGCCAGCCGGCGGGAAGACAAGGTGGACCAGCTCGCTCCCTGA